Proteins found in one Hippopotamus amphibius kiboko isolate mHipAmp2 chromosome 12, mHipAmp2.hap2, whole genome shotgun sequence genomic segment:
- the SLC35C2 gene encoding solute carrier family 35 member C2, with product MGRWALDVAFVWRAVLTLGLVLLYYCFSIGITFYNKWLTKSFHFPLFMTMLHLAVIFLFSALSRALVQCSSHRARVVLSWTDYLRRVAPTALATALDVGLSNWSFLYITVSLYTMTKSSAVLFILIFSLIFKLEELRAALVLVVLLIAGGLFMFTYKSTQFNVEGFALVLGASFIGGIRWTLTQMLLQKAELGLQNPIDTMFHLQPLMFLGLFPLFAVFEGLHLSTSEKIFRFQDTGLLLRVLGSLFLGGILAFGLGFSEFLLVSRTSSLTLSIAGIFKEVCTLLLAAHLLGDQISLLNWLGFALCLSGISLHIALKALHSRGDGGPKPLKGLGSNPDLELLLRTSQPEEEDNEEEGYFVAQGHQ from the exons ATGGGGAGGTGGGCCCTTGACGTGGCCTTCGTGTGGAGGGCCGTGTTGACGCTGGGGCTGGTCCTTCTCTACTACTGCTTCTCCATCGGCATCACCTTCTACAACAAGTGGCTGACCAAG AGCTTCCACTTCCCCCTCTTCATGACGATGCTGCACCTGGCCGTGATCTTCCTGTTCTCTGCCCTGTCCAGGGCCCTGGTTCAGTGCTCcagccacagggcccgtgtggtgCTGAGCTGGACTGACTACCTCAGAAGAGTCGCTCCCACAG CACTGGCAACGGCGCTTGACGTGGGCTTGTCCAACTGGAGCTTCCTCTACATCACTGTCTCACT GTACACAATGACCAAATCCTCGGCTGTCCTCTTCATCCTGATCTTCTCTCTGATCTTCAAGCTAGAGGAGCTG CGGGCGGCACTGGTCTTGGTGGTTCTCCTCATTGCCGGGGGCCTCTTCATGTTCACCTACAAGTCCACGCAGTTCAACGTCGAGGGCTTCGCCTTGGTGCTTGGTGCCTCGTTCATCGGTGGTATTCGCTGGACCCTCACCCAGATGCTCCTACAGAAGGCGGAACTCG GGCTCCAGAACCCCATCGACACCATGTTCCACCTGCAGCCACTCATGTTTCTGGGTCTCTTCCCTCTCTTTGCTGTATTTGAAG GTCTCCATTTGTCCACATCTGAGAAAATCTTCCGTTTCCAGGACACAGGGCTGCTCCTGCGGGTACTCGGGAGCCTCTTCCTTGGCGGGATTCTCGCCTTTGGTTTGGGCTTCTCTGAGTTCCTCCTGGTCTCCAGAACCTCCAGCCTCACTCTCTCCATTGCTGGCATTTTTAAG GAAGTCTGCACTTTGCTGTTGGCAGCTCATCTGCTGGGTGATCAGATCAGCCTCCTGAACTGGCTGGGCTTTGCCCTCTGCCTCTCGGGAATATCTCTGCACATCGCCCTCAAAGCCCTGCACTCCAGAG GTGACGGTGGCCCTAAGCCCCTGAAGGGGCTGGGCTCCAACCCCGACCTGGAGCTGTTGCTCCGGACCAGCCAGCCGGAGGAGGAGGACAACGAGGAGGAGGGGTACTTTGTGGCCCAGGGGCACCAGTGA